Proteins co-encoded in one Acidobacteriota bacterium genomic window:
- a CDS encoding oligosaccharide flippase family protein has protein sequence MGLETVTTESSVALRALEKKAIRASVWSILEYGSNMGLRIVSSLVLTRLLAPAYFGEITLVMTLIVGINLLSDFGLAPSVIQSPQGDDPDFLNTAWTIQVLRGIGLWLIAIVITLPMAIFYHDPQLKLLLPILALSTLISSFNSTNLLTLSRHLGVRRLFAIDGSTAVVSLVVTIIWAYFWPSVWAIVAGQIVSTTFRLIVSHIPALTPGIRNTFCWDKKSLHSIVHFGKWILVGTAFFFFASQADRLILGRLISLTLLGVYGLAYQLSDVPRQIILALGGRVAYPFISKLIHMTMEEFRAKYLYYRFYTLLLGSVLLSLMVVWGNLIILLLYDRRYHQAAWMIPILAVGLWHTLLYQTTAPVLFALGKPRYNAIGNAGYCIAMLVGLPLAFHFWGMTGAVIAVAAGDLPLYLVVQTGATREGVKPLRQDLQMTGIFIAVLGGCFFIRHFFS, from the coding sequence GTGGGTTTAGAAACCGTGACTACAGAATCGTCCGTCGCACTTCGCGCACTGGAAAAAAAGGCGATACGGGCCTCTGTCTGGTCCATCCTGGAGTACGGATCAAACATGGGGCTGCGCATTGTCAGCAGCCTGGTTCTCACGCGTCTTTTAGCACCGGCGTACTTCGGCGAAATTACGCTCGTCATGACCCTGATCGTAGGGATCAATCTCCTCTCTGATTTTGGGCTTGCCCCCAGTGTGATCCAGTCTCCACAAGGTGACGATCCGGATTTTCTCAACACTGCATGGACCATCCAGGTACTTCGGGGAATCGGACTTTGGCTGATTGCTATCGTGATCACTTTGCCGATGGCTATTTTTTACCATGACCCGCAGCTCAAACTGCTGCTCCCAATACTTGCTTTAAGTACGTTGATCAGCAGTTTCAACAGCACAAATCTATTGACCCTTTCGCGGCATCTGGGGGTACGCCGACTCTTCGCTATCGATGGAAGTACAGCAGTTGTGTCATTGGTCGTGACGATCATCTGGGCTTATTTCTGGCCTTCAGTCTGGGCAATAGTTGCCGGTCAGATTGTCTCGACGACCTTCCGTCTGATTGTGAGCCATATTCCTGCACTCACACCCGGTATTCGCAATACATTTTGCTGGGACAAAAAGTCGCTCCACAGTATCGTGCACTTCGGGAAATGGATATTGGTTGGAACTGCCTTCTTCTTCTTTGCGTCGCAGGCCGATCGGCTGATATTAGGTCGATTGATTAGCCTTACGTTGCTGGGCGTATATGGCCTTGCCTATCAACTGTCCGACGTCCCACGGCAAATCATTCTTGCTTTGGGCGGAAGAGTGGCCTATCCGTTTATCTCTAAGCTCATCCATATGACGATGGAAGAGTTCAGGGCAAAGTACCTCTACTACCGGTTTTATACGCTGCTCCTTGGATCTGTGCTGCTTAGCCTGATGGTCGTTTGGGGGAATCTGATCATTTTGCTTCTTTACGATCGCCGCTATCATCAGGCGGCATGGATGATTCCCATCCTTGCCGTGGGATTATGGCATACGCTGCTCTATCAGACGACGGCCCCAGTGTTATTCGCTCTCGGAAAACCGAGATATAACGCTATAGGCAACGCAGGATATTGCATTGCAATGTTGGTTGGTCTTCCACTCGCATTCCATTTCTGGGGAATGACAGGAGCAGTCATCGCGGTTGCAGCGGGAGACCTGCCGCTCTACCTGGTTGTACAGACAGGTGCCACTCGCGAAGGAGTGAAACCGCTGCGTCAGGACCTGCAGATGACAGGCATCTTTATTGCTGTTTTGGGCGGTTGTTTCTTCATTCGGCACTTTTTCTCATAG
- a CDS encoding O-antigen ligase family protein — translation MPLLATLIPGIICIIVLLRSKTQDALLDVVLPVLLLVPVDFYLRIRPLPPLNMIDAVLLPLGIGMLIRDLPRWRFSRADLWLAIYIFSYGYADRRMGQSTASIFRWFIVLTTGLVPYMAGKLLIEQNGIRAKTVKRFISLLCIASIFSMYEYVKESNPFQYFWGHFYPGQWSGWITQTRWGFGRVAGPYAQSELAGMILLTGLLLTLWLGHKRYRSRDIVSLQTVTLKHVKLVTFILFITLGMTQARGPWLGTVIALPIAWIGLARFPKRRALFVFVVGFAVGIPAYIAGKDYASGRRTDYGSEKETAQYRAELIDNYIPIAQQGGAWGWGPLGFPRINGQVSIDNEYLLTYLAQGYVGLTTFILLLAEAAFALMREGFRTKSIRDRHFIFSMLAVVAGISFTLGTVYLGAQSYEVLFLLIGWSQSIRGVRRLNSVVEKRDAQLTRDSLIRVYT, via the coding sequence ATGCCTCTTCTTGCCACACTCATTCCGGGCATAATCTGCATCATCGTACTGTTGCGAAGCAAAACACAGGATGCTCTCCTCGATGTCGTGTTGCCGGTATTGTTGCTCGTTCCGGTTGATTTCTACCTCCGAATCAGGCCTCTTCCTCCGCTCAATATGATCGACGCTGTGCTACTCCCTCTTGGGATTGGCATGTTGATCCGGGACCTTCCTCGCTGGCGTTTTTCTCGAGCAGATCTATGGCTCGCTATTTACATCTTCAGCTATGGATATGCCGACCGCAGAATGGGACAATCAACCGCATCCATCTTCAGGTGGTTCATCGTCCTTACCACGGGACTTGTACCGTACATGGCTGGAAAACTGCTGATCGAACAGAACGGGATTCGAGCCAAAACCGTCAAGCGATTCATTTCACTTTTGTGTATTGCATCGATCTTCAGCATGTACGAGTACGTAAAGGAATCGAACCCATTTCAATATTTTTGGGGGCATTTCTATCCTGGCCAATGGTCTGGCTGGATTACTCAAACTCGATGGGGGTTCGGTCGAGTGGCAGGCCCTTACGCACAATCTGAACTCGCTGGAATGATCCTGCTGACAGGGCTCCTGTTGACCTTATGGCTTGGACATAAGCGCTATCGTTCCCGAGATATTGTCAGCCTGCAAACTGTGACGCTGAAACATGTAAAACTTGTGACTTTCATCTTGTTTATAACTCTCGGCATGACCCAGGCGAGAGGACCCTGGCTCGGCACTGTCATAGCGCTACCCATTGCATGGATAGGTCTGGCACGATTTCCCAAACGCCGCGCACTATTCGTATTTGTCGTAGGGTTTGCCGTAGGTATTCCCGCTTATATAGCTGGAAAGGATTATGCCTCGGGTCGTCGCACCGATTATGGCAGCGAAAAAGAAACCGCACAATATCGCGCGGAACTGATAGACAATTACATCCCGATCGCCCAACAAGGCGGGGCATGGGGATGGGGGCCACTAGGGTTTCCGCGGATTAATGGCCAGGTCTCAATCGATAACGAATACCTTTTAACCTATCTGGCTCAAGGCTATGTTGGGCTAACCACCTTCATTCTTCTACTCGCAGAAGCGGCCTTCGCATTGATGCGCGAGGGATTTCGAACCAAGTCAATTCGCGACCGCCATTTTATCTTCTCTATGCTTGCAGTAGTGGCGGGAATATCATTCACGCTTGGCACCGTCTATCTTGGAGCGCAGAGCTATGAAGTGCTCTTCCTCCTCATCGGCTGGTCACAATCGATCAGAGGCGTTAGACGTTTGAATTCGGTGGTAGAAAAACGCGATGCCCAGTTGACGCGCGATTCACTCATACGCGTTTATACCTAG
- a CDS encoding ATP-grasp domain-containing protein, whose translation MDRPVVLIGATTWWQLSARMAMALLRQNCTVVAVCPPGHPLRVLSGISAIYPYQSIDSLESLKTAILQSKADVIVPCDDGVVWQLHALHAIYPELRGLIEASLGPQEMYEIIRSRGDLLGVAAELGIRVPQTMEFRSKDDLQRWSLTSGVLKLDGSWGGTGVEIADSPAAISEAYEKLSRPKGAGFSWKRFIVNRDPLALWSWRNAGTPRVTIQQFIPGRPANAMFACWRGEVIGAVAVEVLNSQGATGSATVVQVIQHQEMIEAACKLAKRLSLHGFHGLDFILEKDTNDAYLIELNPRCTQLGHLRLAKQGDLAGAFISKLKEEEPSIPLDTLKGDTIAFFPQAFLLNPKNPYLVSGHHDVPWEEPALIRELLQGPWPERQWPTRIYHFFRPPRRVVDLQIDSD comes from the coding sequence ATGGACAGACCGGTAGTGCTGATTGGCGCCACTACGTGGTGGCAGTTGTCGGCCCGCATGGCGATGGCCCTGCTTCGCCAGAATTGCACGGTCGTTGCTGTCTGTCCGCCGGGACATCCCCTTCGGGTTCTCAGCGGAATCAGCGCTATCTATCCGTATCAAAGCATCGATTCGCTGGAAAGCCTGAAGACAGCGATTCTGCAATCGAAAGCTGACGTTATCGTTCCCTGCGACGATGGAGTCGTCTGGCAGCTCCATGCACTTCATGCAATTTACCCCGAATTGAGAGGGCTGATTGAAGCCTCGTTAGGGCCTCAGGAGATGTACGAGATCATCCGCAGTCGCGGCGATCTGCTTGGCGTCGCAGCAGAGCTTGGAATCCGGGTTCCGCAAACGATGGAGTTCAGGTCGAAGGACGATCTGCAAAGGTGGTCTCTGACATCTGGTGTTTTAAAGCTGGATGGTAGCTGGGGCGGTACGGGAGTTGAGATCGCCGATTCCCCGGCCGCAATCTCGGAGGCATACGAAAAGCTGTCGAGACCAAAGGGTGCTGGCTTCTCATGGAAGCGTTTTATCGTAAATCGCGATCCTCTCGCGCTGTGGTCGTGGAGGAATGCGGGCACCCCCCGGGTCACCATACAGCAGTTCATCCCTGGCAGGCCGGCAAATGCCATGTTCGCCTGCTGGAGAGGCGAAGTGATCGGGGCCGTCGCGGTCGAGGTGCTGAACAGTCAGGGCGCAACAGGATCAGCCACGGTCGTTCAGGTGATTCAACACCAGGAGATGATCGAGGCAGCCTGCAAGCTGGCGAAGAGACTTTCATTGCACGGGTTCCACGGACTGGACTTTATTCTCGAGAAGGATACGAACGATGCGTATCTCATCGAGCTCAATCCACGGTGCACTCAACTGGGACATCTGCGGCTGGCCAAACAAGGCGATCTGGCAGGGGCCTTTATCAGCAAACTCAAAGAGGAAGAACCCTCGATCCCCTTAGACACCCTCAAGGGAGATACGATCGCCTTCTTTCCGCAGGCGTTTCTTTTGAACCCCAAGAATCCTTATCTCGTCTCAGGTCACCATGACGTTCCATGGGAGGAACCAGCACTGATTCGCGAACTACTCCAAGGGCCGTGGCCCGAAAGGCAGTGGCCAACGCGCATCTATCACTTTTTCAGGCCGCCAAGACGAGTGGTGGATTTGCAGATTGACTCCGACTGA
- a CDS encoding polysaccharide biosynthesis/export family protein yields MKLTKEKLGLFLLATSFLQAGPACRAQDTSSATELKQNPLSLLKSFEVAADQPYELGRGDEITVEVIGRPELTSKHTVGPDGKITMPIAGSIMVADKTREQAATDIQSALSSYYSGVTVSVGVDHYTSNHILLLGAVEHPGLLTFDKTPTLLEVISRGGQLQTPSPMGAGAGAAPGTAAPIPMGVPEECMIYRGNATMVTVELRSLLEEGNPLANLRLKRDDVVFVPGPDKYVSVMGMVLRPGTQRLEKKSTLPQLLAMAGGPTEKAGHYPDIQVIHRGTDKVPGKTQVVSYKDILGAKPLDLTLQSGDIIYVPESGFNRMGYTVEKLSPLVNLFTIGALLR; encoded by the coding sequence ATGAAGCTGACCAAAGAGAAATTAGGGTTGTTCCTGCTGGCTACATCTTTTCTTCAGGCTGGCCCGGCCTGTCGCGCCCAGGATACATCATCAGCGACAGAACTGAAGCAGAATCCCCTCTCACTTCTAAAGTCCTTTGAAGTGGCGGCAGACCAGCCCTACGAACTGGGCAGAGGTGATGAGATTACCGTCGAGGTTATCGGCCGTCCAGAATTGACCAGCAAGCATACCGTTGGCCCTGACGGAAAGATCACCATGCCAATTGCAGGGTCAATCATGGTTGCGGACAAGACCCGCGAGCAGGCTGCGACGGATATCCAATCTGCACTGAGCAGCTACTATTCCGGGGTGACCGTCTCCGTAGGTGTTGACCATTACACTTCGAACCACATCCTGCTTCTCGGTGCGGTGGAGCATCCCGGGCTTTTGACGTTTGACAAGACGCCAACCCTGCTGGAGGTCATCTCGCGCGGAGGACAGCTTCAGACTCCTTCGCCAATGGGGGCTGGCGCTGGCGCCGCGCCTGGAACCGCCGCTCCGATTCCGATGGGAGTTCCTGAAGAGTGCATGATCTATCGTGGCAATGCGACCATGGTGACCGTCGAACTGCGTAGCCTGCTTGAGGAGGGAAATCCCCTCGCAAATCTGCGCCTCAAAAGGGACGATGTCGTCTTCGTTCCCGGCCCGGACAAGTATGTCTCCGTCATGGGGATGGTTCTGCGGCCCGGAACGCAGCGCCTGGAGAAGAAATCAACCCTTCCCCAGCTTCTTGCCATGGCTGGAGGACCTACTGAGAAGGCAGGCCACTATCCCGATATTCAGGTCATTCACCGTGGTACAGACAAGGTCCCGGGCAAGACCCAGGTGGTCTCCTACAAGGACATCCTGGGCGCCAAGCCGCTTGATCTGACGCTTCAGTCGGGGGATATCATCTACGTCCCCGAGAGTGGCTTCAACCGCATGGGTTACACCGTTGAAAAATTGTCTCCGCTGGTCAATCTGTTTACCATAGGAGCACTTCTGCGATAG
- a CDS encoding thioesterase has protein sequence MTTFHHPQKDKWISPRDRIEGARVRLFCLPHAGSGAVTYQSWKRELPSFVEICALRLPGREMRLSERVNSNCRILSKDIAEAVAGECDLPYAIFGHSMGALLAFELARNLRDKGVSQPKLLFLSGRIGAHVALRTSPLHELPLDLFLAELEVRYGALPRELLEDREMLDFYLPILRADIKLVETYQYQTCNPLDCPIYVTAGEDDRSVWAEGLSAWKQHTTGDFGLTMYQGGHFYLSGDSRKPFMDHLRARLSAIATGSQ, from the coding sequence ATGACCACTTTCCATCATCCTCAAAAAGATAAGTGGATCTCACCACGCGATCGAATAGAGGGTGCTCGCGTCAGATTGTTCTGTCTGCCTCATGCGGGGTCAGGCGCTGTAACGTATCAGAGTTGGAAGAGAGAGCTGCCATCCTTTGTGGAGATATGTGCTCTGCGACTGCCCGGCCGGGAGATGCGCCTGTCCGAGAGGGTCAACTCGAACTGCCGTATTCTCAGCAAAGATATTGCAGAAGCTGTAGCTGGTGAGTGCGACCTGCCATATGCCATCTTTGGCCACAGTATGGGAGCGTTGCTTGCTTTTGAACTGGCTCGAAACCTCCGTGACAAAGGAGTGTCCCAGCCAAAGCTGCTATTTCTGTCCGGGAGGATAGGAGCTCACGTCGCGCTTCGAACATCTCCACTGCATGAACTTCCATTGGATCTGTTTCTTGCCGAACTGGAAGTTCGGTATGGCGCTCTTCCCAGGGAGCTTCTAGAAGATCGGGAGATGCTTGATTTTTATCTCCCGATCCTTCGTGCCGATATTAAGTTGGTGGAAACATACCAATACCAAACCTGCAATCCTCTCGATTGTCCGATATATGTGACCGCGGGGGAGGATGATAGGAGCGTTTGGGCCGAAGGTCTAAGCGCATGGAAGCAGCACACCACGGGTGACTTTGGGTTAACCATGTATCAGGGGGGGCACTTCTATCTGTCAGGTGACAGCAGAAAACCCTTTATGGACCATTTGCGCGCGAGATTGTCGGCGATCGCAACCGGAAGTCAGTAG
- a CDS encoding efflux transporter outer membrane subunit: MKERFWQPVGKRLIAILTIPLISAIAGCRVGPQYARPAAPTAPEFKEPLPENFKDSGWKRAQPNDSQLKGDWWTLFNDARLNDLEAEIEPANQTLKQAEANFRAARAAIHFYRASKAPTVATVPSIGVVRNSVNQPYFNRSLAIDGAGDFTLPFDLNYEIDLWGRVRRSITQATETAQASAADLESAKLSLHAELAIDYFNLRSADAQRKLLDDTVLAYKNALKLTEDRYDGGAAPLSDVTQARTLLQTAQVQATDVDIQRADYEHAIAVLVGKAPSELSLSKAPVTVDTPVLPAIPGMLPSALLERRPDIAAEERRMAAANEQIGIAKAAFYPTLSLSAVAGFTGTSVINWFTWPSRFFAVGPGLSQTLFDHGRRRATSDIALAQYDSTVAEYRQTTFTAFQQVEDNLNTLRRLEVEADQQRLATSAAQQSLDLFNTRYEGGVDTYLQVITWQTALLQNERNDIDITRRRLEASVLLVKALGGGWNSSQLPQHP, from the coding sequence ATGAAGGAAAGATTCTGGCAGCCCGTGGGGAAACGATTGATAGCAATATTGACGATTCCCTTAATTTCTGCGATCGCTGGATGCCGCGTTGGCCCACAGTATGCTCGTCCTGCGGCGCCAACTGCCCCCGAGTTCAAAGAACCTCTGCCTGAAAATTTCAAAGATTCTGGCTGGAAGAGGGCTCAGCCAAACGATTCGCAGTTGAAAGGGGACTGGTGGACTCTTTTTAACGATGCGCGGTTGAACGATTTGGAAGCCGAGATTGAGCCGGCAAACCAGACGTTGAAACAGGCCGAGGCGAACTTCCGTGCGGCTCGTGCGGCAATTCACTTCTATCGCGCATCCAAAGCGCCAACGGTAGCCACTGTCCCGAGCATTGGTGTAGTTCGGAATTCTGTGAATCAACCGTATTTCAATCGCTCGCTTGCGATTGATGGGGCTGGTGATTTCACTCTTCCCTTCGATTTGAACTATGAGATCGATCTTTGGGGAAGGGTGCGCCGCAGCATTACTCAGGCTACGGAGACTGCCCAGGCATCTGCTGCCGATCTGGAGTCGGCTAAACTTTCACTGCATGCAGAGCTGGCCATCGACTACTTCAATCTGCGGTCTGCCGATGCTCAACGGAAGCTGCTCGACGATACCGTTCTGGCATACAAAAACGCCCTAAAGTTGACGGAGGACCGCTACGACGGAGGAGCTGCGCCGTTGTCAGACGTCACGCAGGCCCGCACGCTACTCCAGACAGCACAGGTTCAAGCGACTGACGTTGATATACAACGCGCAGACTATGAACATGCAATTGCAGTGCTGGTTGGCAAAGCTCCCAGTGAACTCTCGTTATCGAAGGCACCTGTTACCGTAGACACACCAGTACTCCCCGCAATACCGGGGATGTTGCCATCCGCTCTCTTAGAGCGACGGCCAGATATTGCCGCGGAAGAACGCCGTATGGCTGCTGCAAATGAGCAGATCGGTATTGCGAAGGCCGCCTTTTACCCAACGTTGTCACTTTCTGCCGTGGCGGGGTTCACTGGCACGTCTGTCATCAATTGGTTTACATGGCCGAGCCGCTTCTTCGCCGTAGGTCCGGGGCTGTCTCAGACCTTGTTCGACCACGGACGTCGCAGAGCGACATCGGATATTGCTTTGGCACAATACGACTCCACTGTCGCTGAATACCGCCAGACCACATTCACGGCCTTCCAGCAGGTCGAGGACAATCTGAACACATTGCGCCGGCTCGAGGTGGAAGCCGACCAGCAACGTCTTGCAACTTCTGCCGCACAGCAATCTCTCGATCTTTTCAATACCCGCTACGAAGGCGGCGTCGATACCTATCTGCAGGTCATTACCTGGCAGACGGCTTTATTGCAGAATGAGCGCAACGACATCGACATCACGCGGCGCCGGTTGGAGGCCAGTGTTCTGCTGGTTAAGGCATTAGGTGGCGGCTGGAATTCGAGCCAGCTTCCCCAACATCCTTGA
- a CDS encoding 4'-phosphopantetheinyl transferase superfamily protein, with protein MPNAWKSVDRIPPVEEGEIQVWRLELEGNDSLMAAAMPFLTLEEQERAERRRAGRVREEFVVARACLRLLLGSALDIEPPGVLLTEGLYGKPAVFQDRRSISFNVTHSRGMILIALSRSGDVGIDIERIDSSLDIMEVAESAFHPDEVASLRSIDSPETKRLAFYRCWTQKEAIIKADGRGLSLPLTCFKVPLLSSTSLPIEIAEPSGEPGKSYILSDIPLDAPVVGAIATDSHDCGMNWLNFPLSAFSRRL; from the coding sequence ATGCCGAATGCCTGGAAATCCGTCGATCGTATTCCTCCGGTGGAAGAGGGGGAGATTCAGGTATGGCGTCTTGAGCTGGAAGGCAATGACAGCTTGATGGCTGCGGCCATGCCTTTCTTGACCCTTGAGGAGCAGGAGCGTGCTGAACGAAGGCGCGCAGGCAGGGTGAGGGAAGAGTTTGTTGTAGCAAGGGCATGTTTGCGGCTACTTTTAGGTAGCGCTCTTGATATCGAACCGCCCGGCGTCCTTCTTACTGAAGGTCTTTACGGCAAACCCGCCGTATTCCAGGATCGGCGAAGCATCTCCTTTAACGTCACTCATTCGCGCGGGATGATCCTCATCGCGTTGAGTAGAAGCGGCGATGTGGGAATTGATATAGAACGGATTGATTCATCGTTAGATATCATGGAAGTCGCCGAATCGGCATTTCACCCGGACGAAGTCGCATCGCTCCGATCAATTGATTCTCCTGAAACAAAGCGCCTGGCGTTCTATCGCTGCTGGACCCAAAAGGAAGCGATTATCAAGGCGGACGGCCGTGGTCTTTCGTTGCCGCTGACCTGTTTTAAAGTCCCGCTCTTGTCCTCGACGAGCCTTCCTATAGAGATCGCAGAACCATCTGGAGAGCCGGGTAAGAGCTATATTTTGAGCGATATCCCTCTTGATGCTCCAGTAGTTGGAGCGATAGCTACAGACTCACACGATTGTGGTATGAACTGGCTGAACTTTCCGCTTTCAGCGTTCAGCCGACGTCTGTAA
- a CDS encoding serine acetyltransferase: MFENIREDWRTHNSQWSRHGFWVLLIYRFGRWRYGIQSRPLRLPFSCLYKFLKFFSEMLLGTELPCEAIIGKRFVIEHIGGIVVSGDAVFGDDCVMRNGVTVGLRNRGVRGSPRVGNRVDIGAGAKLLGPIVVGDDVAIGANAVVISDVPPNSIAVGIPARVIPRKVSEPVGAAD, from the coding sequence GTGTTCGAGAACATCCGCGAAGACTGGCGCACGCACAACAGTCAGTGGAGTCGTCATGGCTTTTGGGTGCTGCTGATCTATCGCTTCGGCCGGTGGCGATACGGCATTCAATCCCGTCCACTTCGCCTCCCGTTTTCATGCTTGTATAAATTCTTGAAGTTTTTCTCAGAAATGCTTTTAGGCACGGAACTTCCATGCGAAGCAATCATTGGAAAGCGTTTTGTAATTGAACATATCGGAGGCATTGTCGTCAGTGGTGATGCTGTCTTCGGCGACGATTGCGTCATGCGGAACGGAGTGACTGTGGGGCTTCGCAATCGTGGCGTTCGCGGATCGCCCCGCGTTGGAAACCGCGTCGACATCGGAGCCGGGGCGAAGCTGCTGGGCCCAATCGTCGTTGGTGACGATGTAGCGATCGGAGCGAATGCGGTCGTGATCTCAGATGTCCCTCCCAATTCTATCGCTGTGGGCATACCGGCACGTGTAATACCCCGAAAGGTCAGTGAGCCCGTAGGCGCTGCAGATTGA
- a CDS encoding glycosyltransferase, producing MTNESNSGQLAKRPLVSVVVIGRNEGERLRRCLRSVFEMDYSGFDLEVIYADSGSIDGSVELAQSMGAKTIVLHPERPSAALGRNAGWRVATGSIILFLDGDTILHPRFVTDSLHEFSDPEIAVVWGHRRELYPERSIYIRTLDLDWIYAAGRTPYCGGDALFLRSMLERVNGFDETLIAGEEPELCRRIAAHGFAILHVDRPMTGHDLAIHRWGQYWKRSTRAGHAFAEVADRFRSTGQQFWTEESKANRNRAIALVGFLLLGLGGSIFWLSPLPLAAVLAFFALLAVRSAWKARWKTKDVLALALFGIHSHLQQVPIYIGQLQYKLNRRRGKRAMLVEYKQL from the coding sequence ATGACGAACGAATCAAATTCCGGGCAGCTCGCCAAAAGACCGCTTGTCTCGGTTGTGGTGATCGGTAGAAATGAAGGCGAAAGACTTCGTCGCTGCCTCCGGTCGGTCTTTGAGATGGATTACAGCGGCTTCGACCTGGAGGTGATCTATGCCGATTCCGGCTCGATCGACGGGAGCGTCGAACTGGCCCAGTCGATGGGCGCCAAAACCATCGTGCTCCATCCAGAGCGCCCCTCCGCCGCACTCGGGCGAAATGCTGGCTGGCGCGTAGCAACCGGATCCATCATTCTCTTTCTCGATGGAGATACCATTCTGCATCCGCGTTTCGTGACTGATTCTCTCCATGAGTTTTCCGACCCTGAGATTGCGGTCGTATGGGGGCATCGCCGTGAGCTGTATCCCGAGCGATCGATCTACATTCGCACGCTGGATCTGGACTGGATCTACGCTGCCGGAAGGACCCCCTATTGCGGTGGAGACGCTCTCTTTCTACGCAGTATGCTGGAGCGGGTGAACGGCTTCGATGAGACGCTGATCGCAGGTGAAGAGCCCGAATTATGTAGAAGGATCGCCGCTCATGGCTTCGCCATCCTCCATGTAGATCGTCCTATGACAGGGCACGACCTGGCCATTCACAGGTGGGGCCAGTATTGGAAGCGATCGACCCGTGCAGGACACGCATTTGCCGAGGTGGCGGACCGCTTTCGATCCACAGGCCAGCAGTTCTGGACCGAAGAATCGAAGGCCAATAGGAACCGCGCTATCGCTCTTGTGGGATTCCTGCTGCTGGGTTTGGGCGGATCGATCTTTTGGCTCTCCCCGCTGCCTCTGGCGGCCGTCCTGGCATTCTTTGCGCTTTTGGCGGTTCGCTCGGCCTGGAAGGCGCGGTGGAAGACAAAGGACGTCCTGGCCCTGGCGCTCTTTGGCATTCATTCCCACCTGCAACAGGTCCCTATCTATATCGGTCAACTGCAATATAAGCTGAACCGCAGAAGAGGGAAGCGGGCGATGCTGGTGGAATACAAGCAGCTCTAA